The nucleotide sequence tattttcgtgTAAAgagtcctatcaagattgtttacctttagtaaAGTGCCTCCTTCAAATGGAGTATATCGCCCCCTTAGAGCGAAAAGTCACTAAGTCCGAAAAAGTCGAAAATTATCATTAATTTATATGATATCAATGTTATCTTGATGACATTGATAAACTCATTTTCGACTTTTTCGGACTTAGTGACTTTCGCTCTACGGGGATGATATCTGCCTATTTCGGCAATTTTTTTCAGTGGCTGAGTTAAGCACACATACCTCTTAGAGCACTTGACATGTATGACGAGTAGCACAATGCCTAGTAAGAGACATAGAGTGCCGACCACTACATAGGCGACGCCTAGGAAAGGGTTCTTGCCGCCTAGGAGCGACGTAGTAGAAATTATGAAGGATTTCGTGCCGTCGAAGTCTGTCACCGGATAGTCTGcggaacaattattttattaacatctgGAATAttttatcactacatagtataaaactaagtcgtttaaatcttcaaaactaagcaaccgattttcatgcggttttttttaatagatggagattaaagaggaaggtttatatgtattataacattcataaaatagtggggaaataaaATTTCTTACACAGTTACCATAAATAGGagcttcttttttttaatacgatTTAAGCTACGATGAAGAACCTGAGAAGGACCAAGACTTCATTCATGATTTCCTTGCTCAACaattatgatattaaaatgttattgacCTCAGAATAATGATTACAAGACACAGCCATAGGTTtttatcacatatgactcatgggacagggaagatGACATGGATATGTTCAACAAACTTACTGTATTCAACAGTGAGGACATAGGGACCCTTCAGCAGTCCGTTCATGAAGCCCTCCTTGGTGTGGTCGACGCGTCGGTACAGCTTGCGGAAGGTCGGCAGAGCGGCCGTACGCATCCATACTATCAGGTCTTCATTCTGAAAGAGAATGAACAAatgtagtttaaaattaaaatcaaaaatcgttcattcaaatttggctgcaaaacagcactttttgaacgtcaaaaaacaAGAGACAGCCGCCAAAACGGCACcccttcctatgtgttttttctgggaagaagaagtggcacaacaaactccccagcaacacacgtctgtctgtaggttagaaaaacctttgttttatcattaaaaCAGGATAGCTTTCATACGCTTTGATGGATCCCAGCCGCCATTTAAACAGCTGGGAGCAgagctcaacatagttgggaaatttCTATGAAAATGGGGCAGATGACCTGACAAAGGTAattccaaaataatataaatcacacTTGGTTCTTATTACTTGTTCTTGTAATTACCTGAAAGCCGTTGTTTTCAGTGTCATTGAGATCCAACTCCCACACGTTGAGGCGCCAGTTCACCGGCTTCGTGAAATTTGCGAACGCTGAAACATAATACGGATGACTTTAGTTCATAATGGATTATGTGTACACTTATAGAAGAATTAGCGGACCCTgcgtacaaaattatttaatagatatttcCTTGTTCATAGTTATAAGTTCTTCATTGTATTGTAGTGTTCCAAAATGTACAATGTATATCAaaatactagctgatcccgcgaacttcgtatcgtttaaaccttccctggacctctacaaacattttaagacCAAAAAAagctaaatcggtccagccattctcgaattttagtcagactaacgaatttattttattttattattttatttattgcttattacaaggtacattatatattctaaaaggtacaaaatgtccaacaaaactgtatacaacagtttgtctgttggatcagattttttaaaccaatttagggatttgttcaattcactagatttgttcagggaaaagataaaatcgtgttgttattttaacatcctccgtgatttgatcaaatccccgtttttatcatatccctgcgacatatataagATAAGAAGGTATGATTGGTATAGTATGGAAATCTATACCAATCatatcatattttgcaaaaaaattgcTTATTGCATTTTGGCCAAAAATTTCATGCAAACTGCTGATAAACTCATGTTATCGTATATAATCAGGAAACTTACAggataacataaataaacgaaaacaggataaaaataattgttgtaTGTAATGCGTATGAGACCACATGTGGCTCAACTTAGTTGTATCGTCATATCTTCAGTTGGAACTAGGTTCGTCGTCGCTTACACAATAGCACAGGATTGCAACATGAGTCTTAAACAGACCAATCGGGCAGTCTTCATACTTGTCAAGATCATACTGTAaagtccatttcacgaaagaagtcccgcgcaaaattgtggaactatatatttttgtatgtatgtacacatAGACACTAGCGCCgacttctttcgtgaaatggtCTTTAGAAACTGTCTCGTTGCTCTAGTAGTCGCATAGCGTAGTTGTGTATGGggtctcgggttcaattcccgagtcgggccaaaACCGCTTAGAAACGTTCACAAAGCAAAAATATAGTTTCGCATGAACTTACCAACACGAAGGTCTCCCTCTGGGTTTCTGAACTTGATTTCTTTATCGGAAGCCCAAGCGATGCCAGTGCGGAGTACCGGCACATCCTTGCTCACTTCCTGAGACCGCACCGTCAGAGTATCTGAGGAAAAGTAGACAGTCTGAAATGTGTCTTCTTTGTAAGTAACTGGATTTACATAATTCCATTTAGgaactcgtggctaagtaacatGAGGGGCGCGATTACTAATTTttcttaagcgacatacgattcacatccgactgagatccaatcacgactcaattacgattgaaacgtatgtggcattccgctgttttttcttttaaataaacgtttttacctgtttctgtgattcaataatgaatcatattgtctgcaaattatttacgattgcaatttgattctaccgtatagaccaaatagcagaccaatcgcaaaccaatcgaatgtcattggaatacgattggtctcatattagtagcagaatgcccgctaaggttaaaactgctattgcgattcaattttgacattattaacttcgCAGAATCCTGCCCCAGCAGAGTTTCAACAATCACAAGCTTAAGCAATGCTTGTCGCGGTGGTGGATTGCAAACCATCTCATCTCTTTGGCGTAATGGATTACTCCCTGTTTCAGGCCCTTTCAATTATGCAACAAACATCTATTGGTCTAATATAGTTGAATGATTTGTGTAATAATTTGCTGACAAGGTCAAATTTCTCAATTTAGTCAAGGAAGAAGTTTACTTCGACAGAAAAAAGTGGCCTAATGCAAGTAGGGCTAGCGCATTATGGgttacaacaataataattatacaataATCTGTGAAAAGTTGCAAGTTCGTACCGTTGAACAAAGAGTTGGCAATAGCTCCACAGGGTGCCACGGGCTTGGACTTGCCGTCTTCAATAGCATAAGCAAATGGTTCACAATCTGATGACGGCGTCAGTGAGAGACGGCCCAGGAGCTGACTGTCATCCCTGCAAACATGAATATGAACAATAGTATAATatgtgaattattattaaatactaaTATGAATTGAATAGAATCTgtatataatgtttttatttaaatttcttaTAGTTTCTTAATAAGtattgtaaaagaaaaatatacagtTATTCTAAATTTCATCTCTAATGGTTTTGCTGTTTGCACACATGAATTGGAAAGTATGTCAAGAGTATgtcatgaaaatcggttgcttagttttgaagatttaagtgtACAAAGTGAGacagggacagaaaaagcaactttgttttatactatgtagtgaagaGTGCACAGTGAATGCACAATTCTTGACTGTAATGCCCTGCACTGATGCTAATTTCTTCTCTAAGACTAGATTGTGTAAAAGTAATAAAGCTGCAGACTATAAATTAAGAGATGACATCAAATAGGTAGATATGGAAGAAGCAGAGATGCTAAGacttaatattaattgtttggGGTTGACAGGTTAACAGCTATTTGTAACAGTTAATTGAGatcaaataataaattggtaTAAGGGTGCATGTACAcagtgcaagtagcttgcgcatgttgaggcacattcCCAGGTTACATGTATTTTAAGAAAGCCTGGGTCTAGTGACTTGTTTCAGCTACAAGCACCGTGTAgaccagtggttcccaaacttattttgtctactgcccactttgagaataaatattttttttagcgccccccattttttcacctatttaaaaaccactataacttcaaattaaattaattaattattgtgacctatataacggagagttctaaacgaaacttttactataacccgcaacttgaaacctgagcgcaggtaggtaacataccgcggcgcttaggtctcaagttgactcttacagtggcggcgtagcatcgggtggcacccggggcggactacctattgagcacttTTGCTTTTTGCATTGCTTTTTGCctcataaagaaaccggagacagatcactgcaaacttttgaagcgctagcgaagcgagcccgtaatttttgagttttgggacataatagaacccaaacatgttttataaaaaccagtcacaagtgaaaaagccgcgagcgcagcgagcgcgaaatttttgagttttggaagagtaaagtaccaaaacaagttaaaaaaaccgcgcaaattgtttagttttggggcacaaaagtacctcaacaagtgtggaaaaaaaacactgcaaattttttgatttttgtgacgcaatgatacctaaagaaattagaaaatagtcactgttaagtgaaaggcgcgagtgcagcgagcgcaaaattttttgactgactcaaagggcgcagaataaaccagaaatgttgaaaaaactggtttttttttataactttgaggaattaatttaagtaaaccgggaaaaaacataaataaacgagaaagagaggggtgacagccggactggcacccctccagtgccgcctcgacgtcatgccttgtttgcgcatgcactgttgtagttttgttaaaaatttgaataatgaagtgaacctaggctttgcagattagaatggcaccctcagtgacttgtctcttctacccgtgccatcctggtcgtacaACTTGAACTAGCCGACTGATACAGGAATTCACAATTcgggttatttaacaaaaacttgttaaaacatgatagatatctacgagtactaataactatcgaaatgcgaaagtgtgtctgttgcctttttatttgtttgtttgtgtctactttaattacgaaacggagcgactgattgacattgacatgatttttattttttctatattcagtaaaataggacagatatatgaattacgtggagagaaatatagaaccgagtctgagcaatcttgtaattcatattagttgatgttcacaagtcgttgtctaagaggcctcctagctaaataaaattacaaatcaccccccaggcctctacacaatgcccctattttctttctgggtctcttaccgccccccttgagacctgcagcgcccacaagggggcgttatcgcccactttgggaaacatTGGTGTAGACCCATGAATCATGACAATCGGTAAAATTACCTAGACTTAACATATCGCCGATGATTTTGATAGTAGTTGCTGAGTCCATAGTAAAAGTACACATCATTCTTGAAGTCCTCAGTCAAGTTGAAGGAGAGGCGGCAGATGCACTGGTCCATGGAGGTGCGTTTGATGTAGTCCGCGCATGTTATGTTCTCACCATCTTTCAAACAGTTTGTGTAGTCTATCACATGTTCCTTCACCTGGAAgatgtgtttttattatttaattgttacattTAGTCATGTAAATGTTGTCtatttttctatctgtattttacttatcctactaatataataaacacgaaagtttgtatgtatggatgtatggatgtttgttactctttcacgcaaaaactactgaatggattttaatgaaactttacaataatatagcttatacatcagaataacacataggctacaatttgtaaacatattgttcgaaatactaaacctgcgcagacgaagtcgcgggcaccagctagtgtaTAATAAATTTCTATTCCCTTGTTTGtgtaaaggctctgaaactactgaatcaattataattttttttttactattggaCTATTCCCGAgcaatataggctatatttaaccGAGTACAGGCAggagttcccatgggacgcaggtgaaactgcgAGAAAACAGCTAAGTGAATCAACAAAATGGTCAATAAAAGATACATTTATTTAGTAGGCCCTAGTGCTTTAGCCTTAGCAGAACACAAAAGTTGATCATTGTTCTATCATATTCACCGTTAGCAATAAGTGGCTTCCAATGTGACTATCTACTATGGATAAGCTTGTCAGCAGATGAGTAATATAACATTAATTTGATAAAAGTCAGTACCTCATCGGAGAAGTAGAGCAGTCCAATACCGACTGGTATAAACGCGATGCCGATCACGAAAAACGTTGGCAGGACTGTCCCTGCAGTCAGGATCGGCTGCCAGGCAGGCAACCGCTGCTGCTTAAATGCAGACTCTATAATCAAAACACTTGTTTAAGCCAATCGATAACACAAGGCCATTTAATAGGTGTGCCAAACAAAAACTTACCAGCAGGACGCCTGGATTTAACGTTTTGATCGGAAGTTTCGCTGGACGTTGCCATCTCGTATTATTTCAagcttttttgtaaataatccTCAAACTAACAATAAGAATTACGAACACATCATAGTCACACACAAATCGCTGTACTTTCAGAGGTATTGCAATTGCTGATTTCATAATTTCCCTTGGCTATTTTCCTTCAACCAAATTTTGAAGGAACTAGAAGTTACTAAATTgtaaattgcaaaaaaacttatttctttCTTGAAAATACAATTTCTCGTAGTATAGTGTTAACATAGATTGTAAGATTTAAAAAGAGGAAATCATTACTTCAGAGGGTATTCATTacattcaattacaattttaccACTACCTCGGGgtgattaaaattataacataatgGTAACATCTACTGTCAAAAGTCATATTAGTGTTGCCAAGCCAAGATGTCCCGCAAATAATTGAATTGTATTGTAATTAAGTTTGAATAGTTTATTACAAGGGTTAACCAAAGTTTGGTGACTATGATTGCGTTTCCTTAACGATATCTTGGTCTCCTGATGACGAACCCTCCGTCATGTATGTATATGACACTATGAATATCCATGAATCGTAAATGGCAAATCAAATAACACACGTAAATTTATTTTagaacaaataatcaaaatatattaGTTAACCACGGATTTACGGTTAATCTACACTTTAATAAAAGTGTAAAGGTAGACcagcagttttatttaatttctagcAAGTTTTTGCAGTTTTGCTCCATGCTGGTAGTCTACAGAGTCTATGTCTACAGTAGACTACAGACTACAGACCAGTGTTACTagcccatagatataatattactaaacaagattgcgcacgctcaaaatatatatttacgaaaatgaactctattctaacgcaataaggtactaaattgattgcataatacacagaggcaaatccgagccgagagggatagttcgaacggaggctgtctgtctctttctaacactttgccagcataaaaaaatgttgtgatcaaaagttttgtcttcccaaaaaacaattgaatcacttatatttttatcttattttaacaattgtaagtcaacaaattaataacaatcgcattaatttattcgtatttattattaaaacataaacaacataaatttttattttgcttttttttattttctagcggtaaccctgaacattctaggcgcgtaatcagcatttaaaattttgtttatatttttttgtattaaatcaatttaaactattaaaatggtgaaaagtgttgcgtttctacttgcaaatgtgaatcctatggtggttgcaatatatcgttccacaggttagctaataataacattttcgtaaaccaaacaactagggtgcccatgaattcttgtaacgagtcaaaatatgggtgatggattttaaaactgttgtactattgttatagcttcccaaaaaatgaagaaaggcgacataaatggctcagcagtctatatatgaagtagaaatacaaaaaaaaacagtcttcacttcgaatcttcctgcttttatactgctaatttccgctaattattaaaagcctttattagtatcttaaggtcacaaactgcgtaagttaaaacctcaatactaatctgtgtttaataatcttagcaaattcggatttgtctcacatagcttaatctcatagtcaccctattagaaagggacagacagcctccgtactaactgtttcactcggctcgttttttgggtttatatgcgcagtcctgtttactaatattatgtctatgtactAGCCCCAGACCAGTGTTGACAGTAGACTGTCTACTGTCTACGgcggaaaaaaaaaatctgcgaTGGAGAGTTGTGAAGTGGTGCTAAGTGTTTAAACttgctaaaataaattatggaaAGCGATAATCGTAAGTATAACTTTATTACCTACCTGTTCGCAATATCACatagtacatttttatataaggTACAGAGTCGTCACTCATTTTGCGTTTTTTACCTACGTAAGTGCAAATTTTTGGACcctgttaataaatattatcagtAATTTTGCACCAAACACATCAACAAATTGAGTGTAATATGctcaatttttaaaattacttctTTTTTGTGTTCCTCGCACTTTATGCAACTGTTGTCAATAACTATTGATAATATAGTTTACATGTATTGAATTACGTTGTCGATTGTGGGTTCTTTATTAATAGAAGTGATGGATATGCTCCTGCTTCCAATTGGGAACTGCCATATTTTATAATTCTAAGTTTAGACCACGTCGACTCTCCCGTGGATCTCTGGGGGTCCACCTGGACCACTCTGGGAATCATATGTGCTCTATATATATagcatatgtaggtatatacaaacatatattgtataaataaataaataatattatttaaattactctgcccctaagacaacccactgaccaCAATAGGTATCAAATAAAATGAGTAAGCGCTAACCACAATGCATTTGTTTTTAGGTAAATTCGGCTTTGCGCGAACGCCTTGTGTGTTACTAGTCATCGGAGTCATAATAGGCAATGTCTTTTTAATAACTGGGATCGTACTTCTAAGCATTTCAACCGAGGTAAGCTGTTTTTcaaagtttgtttttaattaggaGTATTCATGACAATTCTGTAGGAATTTATATAAGCCACCTGACTGACAAATTTTGCGTATGATCTAACAGACAACAATGACACCAATGCCATTTTATATCCAATTATGTTTTCAAACAATTGTACCTAGTACCCATTGACTTTACGCATATGGTCCTAAACCAAATCAGGCATCAAGGTGAAGTtagaatgacaaaaaaaaactaaaaagcacgcttgtcatgtattgtcatcagaactcggaGCTTGTGCTAAATTTCATCTTAATCGAAGactgggaagtgggtcaaattagagttccaagattttcttacatacatctTACAGACAAGTGAAGCACCAGAAGGAAAATGTAGAACTGGTTTTACTTGTAATACAAGGACAGAAGTACTCATGTCACTAAAATGTAATCTTTGTTCACAGACTAGAGGCTATGAAATTATCAACGATTACACAGATTGCAAATTTTTTGATAATCCAAACGAAAAATGTAAAGATGTTATACTGCGAGAACCATGCGCTTgctatatacaaataaatataacagaACGGTTGGAACCGCCTGTCACTGCTTACTATGAATTGGAGTCCTATGAGTTGATAACAGGTCCTTATGCAAAGTCAAGGTAAGTAAATCCATAATCTTGCTCATAAACGCAGCATgtcttcatttatattttatataccatACCATATTTCATACAATCTTTGTTCGTCTTCCTCTATCCATATTCATGCGTTAAAATAACCCCTACGTTTTACTTTTCTGAGAATAAAATTGTGTAAGCAAAAACATTTAAGTGTACAATTCAAAACGGTTATgaggaaaatatattattttaataattttgtggtcTGTTTCGTGAGTTCACATTAGTTTTAATCTTATCGGAtcgtattttcaaaaatattttccctGATGTTAAGGTCAATTACTTTCCTTATCGGTATTTAAAATGAATGTGACTGGTGCATTAAAATTCATGTTACCAGTGTTGCTTTTGgtagtttcacccacgtcccagggtttcatcatctcccaagcatATTTGaattggcttccagtctcactggaagctactgagtaccagtgctttataaggagcgactgtcctaaCTGACATCCTGAACCCAACTACCCAGGCAACCTAatgccccttggtaagactggtgtcagactactTACTGGCTTTTAACCTGactgactgccaaggatgttcaattacAGCCTaattgtattggtacttgcctgacctgcaatggaacccacacactcatgcttgagaggttggttctttacccactaggccccCGTATTCTATTCTTGTATACCCCGTTATaatatagattatattttttttttactcttggCTCGACTTTTGCCTATGCAATGaacatggcaaaaaaaaaacaacgaaatatcTTTCCTCTTGAAAAGGCACGTTTTTCCTGTCGGTATCTGTAATATGAAAGTATATTAGAATTTGGAACAAAGCATTTGTGAACGAAAACATGTTAGTTTATGTtttctgtggtttcacccgcaatTTGATCATGAGGATTCTACATAATGAGCAAACCTAGTATAACAAAAGCAATCACTATCAGTTATTATCCATCTCTATGTATATTTGTCATGTAACGGTCAGCCGTTTTATTGTGTTAGTGTAGCAAAAAAACTTATAGAAATGACTGGGCAGACGCTGGTCCTTTTCGGGGTTCGTCATGCGTATCTTCAGCGGTGTACGTCCCACGGTTACggtgatgatgataatttatttCCAGGGACGACCAGCAGTTATCAGGACATCTTTCAGCAACACCAGCGGATAGTTGTGCCCCTTACGCCTATGTGCAGACCTCTGACGGTCAGAAGAAGCCGATAGCTCCGTGCGGAGCGCTCGCCGACTCTATGTTCAACGGTTTGATAGCACAATTGTATTTATGGGCACGAACTGTGATCAGTGTTAAAGTACGCCGTTAGAGCCTATATGTGCAGCAATGATCTAATGACAACCCAGTTtctctttttttaaatcaagttCTATCTTCTCACGTTTGAAATAGTGATTCATGAACAACTAGCATCGACCTATAAACCTTTTAATTTCTTCAATTAGTATTTCGATAAACGGTCTACTTGTTTTTAGATTGAATGAACAGAACGCCAGATAGATATTGAATAGATACCTACACACACTTCTTTATTAGTAGGCGCAGCACGTTTTTTCCTTCCATATTTTTCTATATGCCATCATTGTACATATAACACTATTActaaccatatcgactttcacgcAATCCACACGACATGACTCATTCCTCCGCATGGCACGCCCATACCATGatagccggtttccacgcagctTTTCTGTTACCGGTGCCAATTTCAAGCTTCCTCCATTCGCGTAACACCACAATTTGCTCtaagcattctcatttctgctgcATGCAGTTGTGTTTAATTCATCCCATTTGTGGGCCATCATCCATACAGGTCAAGTCCATACAGGACAGCAGCTCTGACCATGGTCTTCCGTAGATTCCGTAGAAGACCGTAAGCTTCCTTCTAAGCTTAAGGGGGATGCCAATGGTCACAAGTTCATCACCAtactaaattaatgttttttttgcagATACGTTTAGTTTACAAGTAGACGGAAATTTTGTACCAACGAATAACACAGGTTTGATATCTGATGATGAAAAGAAGCCTTTTCGAAACCCTGAAGGAAACCTCCAAGAAGGTTGGTATTCTCTTCATTACTTGACTTTCAACGCTAGCGTTtctagcctatagccttcctcgataaatgggctatctaacactaaaagaatttctcaaatcggtccagtagttcttgagattagcgcgttcaaacaaacaaacaaactcttcagctttataatattagtatagatgtgtaGAAACTAAGTTGAAGATTTTCTTCCTTTTTAGCATTTAAACTGTTTTCGAAACCAATCAATTGGCAAAAGAATGTGACTGAGCTGGATAAGCTTCATCCTGAGAACAACGGATTTCAGGTATGTATAAAGCGAATGTCGATTCCTGAGGAAACTACTTCTCGTAACCGAATTAGCctatatattattctgataGATAAGCTTTAAAACCGCCAGGTTTCATCAAAACCCGTTCAGCCGTTAAATTGTGATGAGGTACGGACATCCAAACTTTTCCGTAGTGAACGTTTCTACAACTGCCTAAGTACTCGTTAATATGAGTGTACGAGTGTGCGAGTAGTAGTATCAGACATTCCTTTTCAGAACGAACATTTTATAATTTGGATGAAGACAGACTTGAAACGCAAACCCGCTTGGCGTGTCAATGTTGCCGACGAAAACTTCGCAAATGGTCTCGCACCTGCCACCTACAATCTACGCGTTGAATATGGTATTTATACAGATTTATTCCAACATAAATTAGTACTAAACCAACCtacaattaatattcaaatttcGTTAAAAACAGTGTTGCCATTACAATGTATCGTCATTTCTACCCTATTTTAGTAGAAATCTAACTAACGCAAGTCTTAACTTTAGGAGTAGTCCACTAAAGTCTATTGTTTTTCTTACAGCGTATCCCGCATCCCGCTATAATGGTAAACGATTGTTTATAATCAGTTCCCGTCAAGATATTGTAAATAAGGCGAAACGTGATACAGGCATCGCCTTATTATGTATTGGCCTAATTATtcttattataacaatatcatATTTGCTTGTAATAAAATGGGAACGATGTCGACGTTGTGTTAGAGTTGCGTATAAAGGGCCGATTCCAACACAGGACAATTAAAATTGTACCAGTCATTAGCAATTTGGCTCTAAAAGAATTATGATAACTGTCCCGAAAATTATTGAAACGTACAAGCAATAAGATGTTACATAcgtggaatttatttattgaattaattaataaggtacagaaaagttttacaaattaacttatttatgttAACGTTTATCCCGCATGCAAAAGCGTCACTTAATGGCGTACCTACACACCATTCATTTCGAAAGTTACAATCATAGGTACATCGCATCGTATTATATTGAATTACATTATATATAGCCGATAAGCTTGTTGAAAAGTGTTTTTCATAATAGGTATATTTCATATGTGTTTGCATAGAATGTAATACACATTTTGAAgtttttactttgtaataaatataaactaaataGTCGTGGTGccacagatttatttattttacatattgcatttattaaaatatacctcGAAATAAATACTGTTGAGAGATAATTTTTAGG is from Helicoverpa zea isolate HzStark_Cry1AcR chromosome 19, ilHelZeax1.1, whole genome shotgun sequence and encodes:
- the LOC124639444 gene encoding cell cycle control protein 50A; the protein is MATSSETSDQNVKSRRPAESAFKQQRLPAWQPILTAGTVLPTFFVIGIAFIPVGIGLLYFSDEVKEHVIDYTNCLKDGENITCADYIKRTSMDQCICRLSFNLTEDFKNDVYFYYGLSNYYQNHRRYVKSRDDSQLLGRLSLTPSSDCEPFAYAIEDGKSKPVAPCGAIANSLFNDTLTVRSQEVSKDVPVLRTGIAWASDKEIKFRNPEGDLRVAFANFTKPVNWRLNVWELDLNDTENNGFQNEDLIVWMRTAALPTFRKLYRRVDHTKEGFMNGLLKGPYVLTVEYNYPVTDFDGTKSFIISTTSLLGGKNPFLGVAYVVVGTLCLLLGIVLLVIHVKCSKSTTEMINVNPRTPYS
- the LOC124639842 gene encoding cell cycle control protein 50A-like: MESDNRKFGFARTPCVLLVIGVIIGNVFLITGIVLLSISTETRGYEIINDYTDCKFFDNPNEKCKDVILREPCACYIQINITERLEPPVTAYYELESYELITGPYAKSRDDQQLSGHLSATPADSCAPYAYVQTSDGQKKPIAPCGALADSMFNDTFSLQVDGNFVPTNNTGLISDDEKKPFRNPEGNLQEAFKLFSKPINWQKNVTELDKLHPENNGFQNEHFIIWMKTDLKRKPAWRVNVADENFANGLAPATYNLRVEYAYPASRYNGKRLFIISSRQDIVNKAKRDTGIALLCIGLIILIITISYLLVIKWERCRRCVRVAYKGPIPTQDN